The Geoalkalibacter subterraneus genome contains the following window.
AGGTCGAGGCCTGAAATGCCGGGCATTTTGATGTCGAGGATCGCCAGATCGTAGCTGTTGCGTAGAAACAGGTCCTCGGCCTGGTTGCCGTCGCTGGCCAGATCAACCTCAAAGCCTTTTTTGCCGAGGGCCTTGGACAGAACCCAACGCATACTTTCTTCATCGTCGGCAACCAGGATGCGTCGAATAGGCATAGCAGGAAAACTCTCTTTCGAAGTCAGGTATTTGATGTATCAGCGATAAAAGGGGAGAGAAACGGAAAATGTGGTTTTCTGTCCAGGCAGGCTGTCCACTTTAAGAAACCCCTGATGCTCGCTGATGATTTTCTGGCAGATTGCCAGCCCCAGGCCGCTGCCTTGAGTCTTGGTTGTGAAGAAGGGGGTGAAGATCTGTTCCATCTGCTCTTTTGCGATTCCAGGGCCGTTGTCGCTGATGTCGACCACGATGAAGGGAATCGGGCGGTCTCCGGGTTGTTGAAGATGATATTCGGAGGCAACACGTGTGGCAATCTCCACGCGTCCTCCCTTTTCCACGGCTTCCCCGGCATTTTTGATCAGGTTGAGAAAAAGTCGTGTCAGCAGGTTTTCGTCCCCCTTGATGGGGGGGATGCTGGGGTCGAGTTTGAGAGCGAAGTCAATCTTTTTATGGCGAAGGGCCTCGCGTTGGAAAAGAACGATGTCGCCAAGGAGTTTGGCCAGGTTGACTTCGTCTGTTTCGGGCCGGCGCGGACTGGAGAGGTCCATTAATTCTTCAATGATGCCGTTCAGGCGCTCTACCTCTCGAATCATGACGCGAGTGTATTCCTGCAGCTCGTTGTCGGTGCTGAATTCCTGTGCCATCAGCTGTGCCGCGCCCCGAATGCCGCCAAGCGGGTTTTTGATTTCATGAGCAAGTCCTGCCGCCATGGTGCCGATCATCGACAGGCGATCAGTCCGCCGTACTGCCGCTTCAAGTTCCCTGATGCGCGAAAGATCCCGTAAAATCAGGACCACCCCTTCCTGGCTGCCGTCGTGATCGAAAAGCGGCGAGACCGAAACCCTGACCGGCAGGGGAGTGGAGGCCGGCCTGAGCAGCAGCAGTTCTTCATAGTTGACGATGGAGCGACCTTCTCGGATGACGCACTGCACCAGGGTCAAAAGTACGCTCTGTCCTCGGAAAATCGTATCGAACAATCGCCCGAAACATTGTCTGAGGCTCATACCGGTCAGGTTTTCCGCCGCAGGGTTGAAGAGAGTTATTCTGCCCTTGCGGTCAAGAGCGATAAC
Protein-coding sequences here:
- a CDS encoding two-component system sensor histidine kinase NtrB, translated to MSISNRTGASTDPQLYARVLENVEDAVIALDRKGRITLFNPAAENLTGMSLRQCFGRLFDTIFRGQSVLLTLVQCVIREGRSIVNYEELLLLRPASTPLPVRVSVSPLFDHDGSQEGVVLILRDLSRIRELEAAVRRTDRLSMIGTMAAGLAHEIKNPLGGIRGAAQLMAQEFSTDNELQEYTRVMIREVERLNGIIEELMDLSSPRRPETDEVNLAKLLGDIVLFQREALRHKKIDFALKLDPSIPPIKGDENLLTRLFLNLIKNAGEAVEKGGRVEIATRVASEYHLQQPGDRPIPFIVVDISDNGPGIAKEQMEQIFTPFFTTKTQGSGLGLAICQKIISEHQGFLKVDSLPGQKTTFSVSLPFYR